A window of the Arenibacter algicola genome harbors these coding sequences:
- a CDS encoding 3-oxoacyl-ACP synthase III family protein, whose protein sequence is MNIGITGTGSYLPSIVTKNSDFKNHDFLNEDGTPFKHPNDVIIQKFQGITGISERRYAEDNLNTSNLAFFAAEKAIADAKIDKEELDYIIFAHNFGDVSVGQNQGDTLPSLATRVKHQLQIKNPKCVAYDLLFGCPGWIEGVIQANAFIKSGIAKKCLVIGAETLSRIVDKHDRDSMIYSDGAGATIVEARENAGQILSHNSATYANEEAFFLFFGESYSKTPQEDTRYIKMYGRKIYEFAVTYVPQAMKDSLDNSGVPISEVKKIFIHQANEKMDEAIVKRFYKLFDMEMPDGIMPMSIEKLGNSSVATIPTLFDMVKNGKMENQSIKKGDVVIFASVGAGMNINAIVYRV, encoded by the coding sequence ATGAACATTGGCATTACTGGCACTGGTTCTTACCTACCATCTATCGTAACAAAGAATTCAGATTTTAAAAATCATGATTTTTTAAATGAGGATGGCACCCCCTTTAAGCATCCAAATGATGTTATTATTCAAAAATTCCAAGGCATTACCGGAATAAGCGAAAGACGCTATGCGGAAGATAATTTAAACACCTCCAATCTCGCTTTTTTTGCAGCAGAAAAGGCAATAGCCGATGCAAAAATTGACAAAGAGGAACTGGACTATATAATTTTTGCCCATAATTTTGGTGATGTTTCAGTTGGCCAAAATCAAGGGGACACCTTACCAAGTTTGGCCACGAGGGTAAAACACCAATTACAGATAAAGAATCCCAAATGTGTCGCCTATGACCTCCTATTTGGTTGCCCTGGCTGGATAGAAGGAGTAATCCAGGCAAATGCATTTATTAAAAGTGGAATTGCCAAAAAATGTCTTGTAATTGGAGCAGAGACCCTGTCAAGAATTGTGGATAAGCATGATCGCGACTCTATGATCTATTCGGATGGTGCCGGGGCCACAATTGTTGAAGCTAGGGAAAATGCCGGCCAAATCCTGTCGCACAATAGCGCAACCTATGCCAATGAGGAAGCCTTTTTTCTCTTCTTTGGTGAATCCTATTCCAAAACCCCCCAAGAAGACACCCGATACATAAAAATGTATGGCCGAAAAATATATGAATTTGCAGTAACCTACGTACCCCAAGCCATGAAAGATAGCCTGGACAATAGTGGGGTGCCTATCTCCGAGGTGAAAAAAATATTCATTCACCAGGCCAATGAAAAAATGGATGAGGCCATAGTAAAACGTTTTTATAAACTCTTCGACATGGAAATGCCCGATGGAATTATGCCCATGAGCATAGAAAAATTGGGAAATAGCTCAGTGGCTACCATACCTACCCTATTTGATATGGTGAAAAATGGAAAAATGGAAAATCAGTCGATAAAAAAAGGAGATGTTGTTATATTTGCCAGTGTTGGTGCAGGCATGAACATAAACGCCATTGTCTATAGGGTATAA
- a CDS encoding class I SAM-dependent methyltransferase, whose protein sequence is MYERTFPNKRFKHTLEFLQKHISTDQSILDLGVENPFSKIMKENGYQVENTTGEDLDLDFSAALTTKADVVTAFEIFEHLLAPYNILSQIRTDKLVASIPLRLWFSSAYKSKTDPWDRHYHEFEDWQFDWLLEKAGWEIKDRAKWTNPVKKIGIRPLLRSFTPRYYIVYAERKNSSQ, encoded by the coding sequence ATGTACGAAAGAACCTTCCCGAACAAACGTTTTAAGCATACCCTGGAATTTCTGCAAAAACACATCTCTACCGACCAATCCATTTTAGATCTTGGGGTGGAAAATCCCTTTTCAAAGATTATGAAGGAAAATGGATATCAAGTAGAGAACACAACAGGTGAAGATTTGGACCTGGATTTTTCGGCTGCCCTGACAACCAAGGCGGACGTTGTCACTGCCTTTGAAATTTTTGAACATCTTTTGGCTCCGTACAACATTCTTAGCCAAATTAGAACTGATAAATTGGTAGCCAGTATTCCACTAAGATTATGGTTTTCATCGGCCTATAAAAGCAAGACCGATCCGTGGGACAGACATTATCACGAGTTCGAAGATTGGCAATTTGATTGGTTGTTGGAAAAGGCAGGATGGGAAATTAAGGATAGGGCAAAATGGACCAATCCCGTAAAAAAAATAGGGATCAGACCACTGCTACGTAGTTTTACACCCAGATATTACATTGTTTATGCAGAAAGAAAGAACAGCTCCCAATAG
- a CDS encoding glycosyltransferase codes for MNYYIIIPAHNEGQYLMDALQSVVTQTMPPKRVVVVNDNSSDNTEQIIDSFTAEHNRISKINTKSSTAHLPGSKVINAFNKGLEQLDDDYDFIVKLDADIILPDSYFEKIAKIFSTDVKIGIAGGFAYEQDKNGEWKLNHPMDKDHVRGAFKAYTKRCFKAIGGLRTAMGWDTVDELLAQYNGFNIYTDNNLKVKHLRPLGNAYNKKAKLLQGKAMYTLRYGFPITLIASIKMALKQKKPRAFLDNLQGYFLARKEKSDFLVNPAEGKFIRQLRWRKIKAKLFQ; via the coding sequence GTGAACTACTATATTATCATTCCTGCCCATAACGAAGGCCAGTATTTAATGGACGCCCTGCAATCCGTGGTTACACAAACCATGCCCCCCAAAAGGGTTGTTGTGGTAAATGATAATTCATCGGACAATACCGAGCAAATAATAGACAGCTTCACTGCCGAACACAATCGTATCTCAAAGATCAATACAAAATCGTCCACTGCCCATTTGCCCGGGAGCAAGGTTATCAATGCCTTTAACAAAGGCTTGGAGCAATTGGATGACGACTATGATTTTATAGTAAAGTTAGATGCCGATATAATTCTTCCCGATTCCTATTTTGAAAAAATAGCCAAAATATTTTCAACAGATGTAAAAATTGGGATAGCAGGTGGATTTGCTTATGAACAGGATAAAAACGGGGAATGGAAATTAAATCACCCTATGGACAAAGACCATGTTCGCGGTGCTTTTAAAGCGTATACAAAGAGATGTTTTAAGGCCATTGGCGGACTTAGAACTGCCATGGGATGGGATACAGTGGACGAGCTACTTGCCCAATACAACGGTTTCAATATCTATACCGATAACAACCTGAAGGTTAAACACTTGCGCCCATTGGGAAATGCTTATAACAAAAAAGCCAAATTACTTCAAGGAAAGGCTATGTACACCCTGAGGTATGGATTTCCAATAACCCTTATTGCCTCTATAAAAATGGCCTTGAAACAAAAAAAACCTAGGGCTTTTTTAGATAATCTTCAAGGATATTTTTTGGCCAGGAAAGAAAAATCGGATTTTCTCGTAAACCCCGCGGAGGGTAAGTTTATTCGCCAGCTACGATGGAGAAAAATAAAAGCCAAACTCTTCCAATAA
- the pafA gene encoding alkaline phosphatase PafA — translation MQNKSLLLLLLLLIIGFNPVEVNAQRKSKKNKVEDISDRETVTGQNIATTPKLVVGIVVDQMRYDYLTRFWNQYGDGGFKRLVNDGFNCKNNHFNYAPTVTGAGHASVYTGTTPSVHGIIGNDWYDKYADESVYCAGDPNYNSVGTSSDAGKMSPHRIQTTTITDQVRLHTQMKGKVIAVAIKDRGAVLPGGHTANAAYWFDGGAEGNWITSSYYMDELPTWVTDFNTQKSVAKYKKPWSTLKDINSYIESGVDDNNYEGLFEGQATPTFPHDLVGLWDKNGKYSILKSTPYGNSLTADFALEAVEKESLGTDSFTDFLAISFSSTDYVGHKWGVNSKEVEDTYLRLDQDLERLFDTLDKKVGTGEYTVFLTADHAAINVPAFLRDQKLPGGVVESKKMDDRLTEYLKYTYGTTDIVKKTSNNQLFLDYSVIKSLDLDIDDVEEELALELIQYDGIYKVFTANQMWQNQYNTGIPYIVQNGFNQKRSGDVLFVFDPGSGKYGDTGSTHGSPWNYDTHAPLLFYGKGIKKGSTVNRTEIPDIAPTIAALMGMNAPSGTTGEPIEAVIE, via the coding sequence ATGCAAAATAAGAGTCTGCTACTATTGCTTTTACTGCTTATAATAGGGTTTAATCCTGTTGAGGTAAATGCCCAAAGAAAATCAAAAAAAAATAAGGTAGAAGACATATCCGATCGCGAAACTGTTACTGGTCAGAATATCGCAACAACCCCTAAATTAGTTGTGGGTATTGTGGTAGATCAAATGCGGTACGATTATTTGACACGTTTTTGGAACCAATACGGTGATGGTGGATTTAAGCGTCTGGTTAATGATGGTTTTAATTGCAAAAACAATCATTTTAATTATGCCCCAACGGTTACCGGTGCAGGACATGCATCTGTCTATACGGGCACAACCCCTTCCGTTCATGGTATAATAGGTAATGATTGGTATGATAAATATGCGGATGAAAGTGTTTATTGCGCTGGAGATCCCAATTATAATTCGGTTGGAACCTCTTCCGATGCTGGAAAAATGTCCCCGCATAGGATTCAAACTACGACCATTACAGACCAAGTACGGTTGCATACCCAGATGAAGGGTAAAGTAATTGCTGTAGCGATTAAGGATAGAGGTGCGGTTCTGCCTGGTGGCCATACTGCCAATGCCGCTTATTGGTTTGATGGTGGGGCTGAAGGCAATTGGATTACCAGCTCTTATTATATGGATGAATTGCCTACATGGGTCACTGATTTTAATACGCAAAAAAGTGTAGCTAAATACAAAAAACCATGGAGTACCCTTAAGGACATCAATAGCTATATAGAAAGTGGTGTTGATGACAATAATTACGAAGGGCTTTTTGAAGGTCAGGCCACTCCAACCTTTCCTCACGATTTAGTTGGCTTGTGGGATAAGAATGGCAAATATAGCATTCTAAAAAGCACCCCATATGGCAATAGTCTAACCGCTGATTTTGCTTTGGAAGCTGTGGAAAAGGAGTCTCTTGGAACCGATAGTTTTACAGACTTTCTGGCAATAAGCTTTTCAAGTACGGATTATGTGGGTCATAAATGGGGGGTGAATTCAAAGGAGGTAGAGGATACCTATCTACGTTTGGACCAAGATTTAGAACGTCTTTTTGATACCTTGGACAAAAAAGTGGGAACAGGTGAATATACCGTTTTTCTAACTGCAGATCATGCAGCTATCAATGTTCCGGCTTTTTTAAGGGATCAGAAACTTCCCGGTGGTGTAGTGGAATCAAAAAAAATGGACGACCGACTAACGGAATATTTAAAGTATACCTATGGAACTACGGATATTGTGAAGAAGACTTCCAACAATCAGTTGTTTTTGGATTATAGTGTAATCAAAAGTTTGGATTTGGATATAGATGATGTTGAGGAAGAGTTGGCTTTGGAGTTGATTCAATATGATGGTATTTATAAGGTGTTTACGGCCAATCAAATGTGGCAGAATCAATATAATACTGGAATACCTTATATCGTTCAGAACGGATTTAATCAAAAACGTTCAGGAGATGTGCTTTTTGTTTTCGATCCAGGAAGTGGAAAATACGGTGATACAGGTTCAACACATGGGTCCCCATGGAACTACGATACTCACGCACCCTTGTTATTTTATGGGAAAGGTATTAAGAAGGGGAGTACGGTAAATAGAACCGAAATTCCGGACATAGCTCCTACAATAGCTGCCTTAATGGGAATGAACGCTCCTTCTGGAACTACGGGAGAGCCGATTGAAGCGGTTATAGAATAA
- a CDS encoding MlaE family ABC transporter permease has translation MNYIASIGSYFIMIKEVFKKPTKWSIMKTLILKEIDELVYGSMGIIIFISFFIGGVVSIQTALNITNPLIPRNLIGFATRQSVILEFAPTFTSIIMAGKVGSYITSSIGTMRVTEQIDALEIMGVNSLNYLVFPKIIAMLFYPFVIAIAMYVGIFGGWTAGVFGGFSSSADFVEGLQLDFIPFHVTYSFIKSIVFALIIATIPSFHGYYMKGGALEVGKASTTAFVWTSVVIIIVNYILTQLLLG, from the coding sequence ATGAATTATATAGCATCAATAGGCAGCTATTTTATAATGATCAAGGAGGTTTTTAAAAAACCCACCAAATGGTCCATTATGAAAACCCTAATATTAAAAGAAATAGACGAACTGGTTTATGGTTCCATGGGTATTATTATTTTCATTTCCTTCTTTATAGGAGGCGTAGTATCCATACAGACCGCCCTAAACATTACCAATCCACTAATACCTCGAAATCTTATTGGATTTGCCACCAGGCAATCGGTAATACTTGAATTTGCCCCTACCTTCACCTCTATAATTATGGCCGGTAAGGTGGGTTCATATATTACATCCAGTATTGGCACCATGCGGGTAACGGAACAAATTGATGCCTTGGAAATCATGGGGGTCAATTCTTTGAACTATCTCGTTTTCCCAAAAATAATAGCAATGTTGTTTTATCCTTTTGTGATTGCAATAGCTATGTACGTTGGTATCTTTGGAGGGTGGACAGCTGGTGTTTTTGGAGGATTTAGTTCCAGTGCGGACTTTGTTGAAGGCCTGCAATTGGACTTTATTCCGTTTCACGTCACCTATTCCTTTATAAAATCGATAGTTTTTGCACTGATTATTGCTACCATTCCATCCTTTCACGGATACTACATGAAAGGCGGGGCATTGGAAGTCGGCAAGGCCAGCACCACCGCTTTTGTTTGGACAAGTGTTGTAATCATCATTGTTAATTACATCTTAACACAATTACTTTTGGGCTAA
- a CDS encoding ABC transporter ATP-binding protein, whose translation MIEVDNLHKSFGESHVLKGISSNFEKGKTNLIIGQSGSGKTVFLKCLLGLFSPDEGTISYDGKIYSELSASEQRNLRQEMGMVFQGSALFDSMTVQGNVMFPLGMFTKQSKSEMQDRVDFVLKRVNLVDAHNKFPSEISGGMQKRVAIARAIVMNPKYLFCDEPNSGLDPKTAILIDNLIHEITQEYDITTVINTHDMNSVMEIGEKIIFLKNGLKEWEGSNKEIFKTDNEAVTDFVYSSELFKKVRQMYIEERN comes from the coding sequence ATGATAGAAGTAGACAACTTACACAAATCCTTCGGGGAAAGCCATGTTTTAAAAGGCATTAGTTCCAATTTTGAAAAAGGCAAGACCAATCTTATAATAGGACAAAGTGGTTCCGGTAAAACGGTTTTTTTGAAATGTCTTTTGGGCCTCTTTTCGCCTGATGAGGGCACCATTAGCTATGACGGAAAAATCTATTCCGAACTATCCGCAAGCGAACAACGTAACTTAAGGCAGGAGATGGGAATGGTATTTCAGGGTAGCGCGCTATTCGATTCCATGACCGTTCAGGGAAATGTTATGTTTCCCTTGGGCATGTTCACCAAACAATCAAAATCGGAAATGCAGGATCGGGTAGATTTTGTACTTAAACGTGTAAACCTAGTTGATGCACATAATAAATTTCCATCGGAAATATCGGGAGGAATGCAAAAGCGGGTTGCCATTGCCAGGGCTATTGTAATGAATCCAAAATACTTATTTTGTGATGAACCCAATTCGGGACTGGATCCAAAAACTGCTATCCTAATAGACAATCTTATTCATGAAATTACCCAGGAATACGATATTACTACGGTAATCAATACCCATGACATGAATTCTGTTATGGAAATTGGCGAAAAGATAATTTTCCTCAAAAATGGATTAAAGGAATGGGAAGGCAGTAATAAGGAAATTTTTAAAACGGATAATGAAGCCGTAACCGACTTCGTCTATTCCTCCGAATTATTTAAAAAAGTGCGGCAAATGTATATTGAGGAACGGAATTAA
- a CDS encoding DUF389 domain-containing protein — MEENLNKDQNQDFPEGSGQDIKRDFRGLLEGVKVFLADLLDIRKNTDQEATKESIIADIPFKGHTSWILICSIFIASVGLNANSTAVVIGAMLISPLMGPILGIGLSLAINDIDTLRRSLKNFAVMVGLSVITAFLFFYLFPLRDESSELLARTAPDIRDVLIAFFGGLALVIARAKKGTIASVIYGVAIATALMPPLCTVGFGLAIGNFGYATGAMYLFTINTIFIALATFLVLKLLRFPMVRYANSQRRRFIARMASTVAILVMIPAGFTFYDVFQESLFRKQANQFVASNIVPYELPGEGRYLENLTDIQYNHGDDGFIELVFMGNETIPDNVIATWNTQKNTYDKLKNIELKIVQGSKNQELDQMRYVSELYESKKAELLSKEQQIQVLKEEVGKMSKLVEQQIPFQEISAEAKTNYENMTSLGFSYTITTDFNKLDTIPVFNVKWKKGVPDKQIKTDSQKLTDWLRLRLKNSKIQVREEPS; from the coding sequence ATGGAGGAAAATTTAAATAAAGACCAGAATCAGGATTTTCCTGAGGGTAGCGGGCAAGATATAAAAAGGGATTTTAGGGGTCTTTTGGAAGGGGTTAAAGTATTTCTGGCCGATCTTTTGGATATACGCAAGAATACGGATCAGGAGGCCACCAAAGAATCTATTATTGCAGATATTCCTTTTAAGGGCCATACCTCCTGGATTTTAATATGCTCTATTTTTATCGCATCTGTTGGACTTAATGCCAATTCCACTGCAGTAGTTATCGGTGCCATGTTAATTTCACCTTTAATGGGCCCTATTTTGGGTATTGGGCTGTCTTTGGCTATTAATGACATAGATACCTTGAGACGTTCATTGAAGAATTTTGCCGTCATGGTTGGTTTAAGCGTTATTACCGCATTTTTATTCTTTTATTTATTCCCCTTAAGGGATGAATCATCGGAATTGCTGGCTAGGACCGCTCCTGACATCAGAGATGTGCTTATTGCATTTTTTGGAGGTTTGGCATTGGTGATTGCCAGGGCCAAAAAAGGGACTATTGCCAGCGTTATCTATGGAGTGGCAATTGCTACGGCATTGATGCCACCCTTATGCACTGTTGGTTTTGGGTTGGCCATTGGTAATTTTGGTTATGCTACCGGTGCCATGTACCTTTTCACTATAAATACTATTTTTATTGCCCTGGCTACTTTTTTGGTTCTAAAACTATTGCGTTTTCCTATGGTGCGCTATGCCAATTCACAGCGTAGAAGGTTTATTGCTAGAATGGCCTCTACTGTGGCGATTTTAGTTATGATTCCGGCCGGATTTACCTTTTACGATGTGTTTCAGGAATCTTTGTTTCGAAAGCAGGCCAATCAATTCGTTGCAAGCAATATTGTGCCTTATGAATTACCTGGAGAAGGAAGATATTTGGAGAATTTGACCGATATTCAATACAATCACGGAGATGACGGGTTTATTGAACTGGTGTTTATGGGCAACGAAACCATACCGGACAATGTTATTGCAACTTGGAATACCCAAAAAAATACTTATGACAAGCTTAAAAATATAGAATTAAAAATTGTTCAGGGATCTAAAAATCAGGAATTGGATCAAATGAGGTATGTTAGTGAACTTTATGAATCCAAAAAGGCAGAATTACTGAGCAAGGAACAGCAGATTCAGGTTTTAAAGGAGGAAGTTGGAAAAATGAGCAAGCTTGTTGAACAGCAGATACCTTTTCAAGAAATTAGTGCCGAAGCCAAGACCAATTATGAGAATATGACCAGTTTAGGATTTTCCTATACTATTACAACTGATTTTAATAAACTGGATACCATCCCAGTATTTAATGTCAAGTGGAAAAAGGGGGTGCCTGACAAGCAAATTAAAACCGATTCCCAAAAACTAACGGATTGGTTGCGCCTAAGGTTAAAGAATTCCAAGATTCAAGTCAGGGAAGAACCGAGTTAA
- a CDS encoding mannose-1-phosphate guanylyltransferase, producing the protein MKKNYYAVLMAGGVGSRFWPISTTAYPKQFQDMLGTGDTLIQKTFKRLAKFVPVENILILTNERYNELVLEQLPEVKQEQVVLEPAMRNTAPCILYAALKIQKQNPDAVMIVAPSDHWIEDEEAFAKDVISCFNKCEKENVLCTLGIKPTFPNTGFGYIEFEKKDGESLKSVLQFREKPDYETAKDFIKQGNFLWNAGIFMWSVKTIVDAFEKYQPEQYNLFLSGLKYYNTVEERAFIIENYPKAENVSIDYAILEPSSNIFVLPATFDWNDLGTWGSLYDKLDKDDNDNALVNCQVLAEDSKGNMIRSPKGKIIVIDGLKDYIVVDKEEVLLIYPKSKEQDIKKVLAKIKDKFGDQLA; encoded by the coding sequence ATGAAAAAAAATTATTATGCAGTTTTAATGGCAGGTGGAGTTGGATCCAGATTTTGGCCTATAAGTACAACTGCTTATCCCAAGCAGTTTCAAGATATGTTGGGTACAGGGGATACATTGATACAGAAGACTTTTAAAAGGCTGGCAAAATTTGTGCCGGTTGAAAATATTTTGATCTTGACCAATGAAAGATATAACGAATTGGTCTTGGAGCAATTGCCAGAGGTTAAGCAAGAGCAAGTGGTTTTGGAACCGGCAATGCGCAATACTGCTCCATGTATACTATATGCGGCCTTAAAAATACAGAAGCAGAACCCTGATGCTGTTATGATAGTTGCCCCCAGTGATCATTGGATAGAAGATGAGGAAGCATTTGCCAAGGACGTTATAAGCTGTTTCAATAAATGTGAAAAGGAAAATGTGCTCTGTACCTTGGGAATAAAACCTACTTTTCCCAATACTGGTTTTGGGTATATAGAATTTGAAAAGAAAGATGGGGAATCACTTAAAAGTGTTCTTCAATTTAGGGAAAAACCTGATTATGAAACGGCAAAGGATTTCATAAAACAAGGTAATTTTTTGTGGAATGCCGGTATTTTTATGTGGAGTGTAAAAACTATAGTGGATGCTTTTGAAAAATATCAACCGGAACAATACAATTTATTTTTAAGTGGATTGAAATATTACAACACCGTTGAGGAAAGGGCATTCATAATCGAAAATTATCCCAAGGCAGAGAATGTTTCCATAGACTATGCCATTTTGGAGCCTTCCAGTAATATTTTTGTTCTACCGGCCACTTTTGATTGGAACGATCTTGGTACTTGGGGCTCTTTATACGATAAGTTGGATAAGGACGATAACGACAACGCCTTGGTGAATTGTCAAGTTTTGGCGGAGGATTCCAAAGGGAATATGATTCGTTCCCCCAAAGGAAAAATTATCGTTATTGACGGATTAAAAGACTATATTGTGGTAGACAAGGAGGAGGTTTTGCTCATATATCCCAAATCCAAGGAACAGGACATTAAAAAGGTACTTGCGAAAATTAAAGATAAATTTGGAGATCAGCTGGCTTAA
- a CDS encoding SprT-like domain-containing protein, giving the protein MQDTLQKYLPERAVSLSMELIKENGVHLKIVNQRVTRHGDYRRMPNGSHQITVNATLNKYRFLITLVHEIAHLVAFEKYGRKIKPHGLEWKRTFQYLMLPFLRPEVFPTNLLPMLARHFRNPKASSDTDASLSLALKQFDVQDSEKSYIFELPHGSVFRIYNGKLFQKKNKRVKRYECIEVATGRVYLFQPNAEVELIKD; this is encoded by the coding sequence ATGCAGGACACTTTGCAAAAGTATCTTCCTGAAAGGGCGGTAAGTTTAAGTATGGAGCTAATTAAGGAAAACGGGGTACACCTTAAGATTGTGAATCAACGGGTTACCCGTCATGGGGATTATAGACGAATGCCCAACGGATCCCATCAGATTACCGTGAATGCCACCTTGAATAAATATCGATTCTTGATTACTTTGGTTCATGAAATAGCGCATTTGGTTGCTTTTGAAAAATATGGGCGTAAAATAAAACCACACGGATTGGAGTGGAAAAGAACATTTCAATATCTAATGTTGCCGTTTTTAAGGCCGGAAGTTTTTCCAACCAATCTTTTGCCCATGTTGGCCAGACATTTTAGAAATCCAAAGGCGAGTAGCGATACGGACGCTAGCCTATCCTTGGCCCTAAAACAGTTTGATGTACAGGATAGTGAAAAATCCTATATTTTTGAATTGCCACATGGTAGTGTTTTCAGGATATATAATGGAAAATTATTTCAAAAAAAGAATAAAAGAGTTAAGCGATACGAATGTATCGAGGTAGCTACCGGCAGGGTTTATCTTTTTCAGCCCAATGCAGAGGTGGAATTAATAAAAGATTAA
- a CDS encoding AI-2E family transporter: MNELRTTNKLLLIIVIPLVFYLLKLLSFIFIPLIFSMFIALLFLPIMRWLNKKNVSKPISIFIVILIFIGALKIGGELIQLTSKEILSADNAFFQKAETKLEALLLGMEDYLGIPYAQEENIINNFIPKESMMKNFGTTLDFIGNTVTMILMTVFFVVLWLAESINVQKLMNNTILKQKHTSVKTFVKVEKDLIKFIKVKFLVSLFTGIGIGLACVFFDVSFPIFWGLFAFAINFVQMVGSIISVVLLAVFAFVELEPTSTLLFFVLSITGVQVLFGSILEPVFMGKSFSINIITVLVMLMLWGYIWGVPGLIMAIPITVFIKIILEQFPQTKIIASLISGNQPLKPKPQKER; this comes from the coding sequence ATGAACGAGTTAAGAACCACCAATAAGTTATTGCTTATCATAGTAATCCCCTTAGTGTTTTACTTACTAAAGCTTCTGTCGTTTATCTTTATCCCCCTCATTTTCTCTATGTTCATAGCTTTATTGTTCCTTCCTATTATGCGTTGGCTCAATAAAAAGAATGTATCCAAGCCTATCAGTATTTTTATTGTTATCCTGATTTTTATCGGGGCCTTAAAAATAGGAGGAGAACTCATTCAACTTACCAGCAAGGAAATACTATCTGCAGACAACGCTTTTTTCCAAAAAGCAGAGACCAAATTGGAAGCCCTACTATTAGGTATGGAAGATTATCTTGGAATACCCTATGCCCAGGAAGAAAACATCATCAATAATTTTATTCCCAAAGAAAGTATGATGAAGAACTTTGGGACGACTCTGGATTTTATCGGCAATACGGTCACCATGATATTAATGACGGTGTTTTTTGTTGTGCTTTGGTTGGCAGAATCAATAAACGTTCAGAAATTAATGAACAATACCATTTTAAAACAAAAGCACACCTCGGTTAAAACATTTGTAAAAGTTGAAAAAGATCTTATAAAATTTATAAAGGTCAAATTTCTAGTAAGTCTTTTTACAGGAATTGGAATTGGATTGGCCTGTGTGTTTTTTGATGTAAGCTTTCCTATTTTCTGGGGACTCTTCGCCTTTGCCATCAATTTTGTCCAAATGGTCGGCTCCATTATTTCCGTAGTTCTATTGGCAGTATTTGCATTTGTAGAATTGGAGCCTACAAGCACACTCTTGTTCTTTGTTCTTTCCATTACCGGAGTACAAGTTTTGTTCGGATCCATACTGGAACCCGTATTTATGGGAAAATCTTTTTCCATTAACATAATTACCGTATTGGTTATGTTGATGCTATGGGGATATATTTGGGGGGTACCCGGATTGATCATGGCAATACCAATTACCGTTTTTATCAAGATTATTTTGGAACAATTCCCACAAACGAAAATAATAGCCAGTCTCATTTCAGGAAACCAACCCTTAAAACCCAAACCCCAAAAAGAAAGGTAG
- a CDS encoding HAD family hydrolase — protein MKEYKCVIFDCDGVLVDSELLGNQVFVDMANEHGARIDISYAMQHFKGGFLNDSIRQVEAIIQKQLPLGFEKEYRQRSYQLFSTHLKPVDGVEQVLSKLTVPFCVASSGPQEKIKRNLATAGLSSFFIDNIFSCYDIGKWKPDPAIYLYASESMGYTPNECLVIEDSLKGAKAATSGGFDVYGYTHLNEDPDFENEVTKTFEQMNELISLLKL, from the coding sequence ATGAAAGAATACAAGTGTGTTATTTTCGACTGTGATGGGGTGTTGGTAGATAGTGAGTTGCTCGGCAACCAGGTATTTGTGGATATGGCCAATGAACATGGTGCTAGGATAGATATTTCCTATGCCATGCAACATTTTAAAGGGGGGTTTCTAAATGATAGTATAAGGCAGGTAGAGGCGATTATACAAAAGCAATTGCCCTTGGGATTTGAAAAAGAATATCGCCAAAGGTCTTACCAATTGTTTTCGACCCATTTGAAACCAGTGGATGGGGTTGAACAGGTATTGAGTAAACTGACAGTGCCATTTTGTGTGGCATCAAGTGGGCCACAGGAAAAAATTAAAAGGAATTTGGCAACGGCCGGTCTGTCCTCATTTTTTATAGACAATATATTCAGTTGTTATGATATTGGAAAATGGAAACCGGACCCGGCTATTTATTTGTATGCTTCAGAATCCATGGGGTATACTCCCAACGAATGCTTGGTGATAGAGGATTCCTTAAAGGGAGCTAAGGCGGCTACCTCAGGAGGATTTGATGTTTATGGTTATACCCATTTAAACGAGGATCCTGATTTTGAAAATGAGGTTACCAAAACCTTTGAGCAAATGAATGAGTTGATTTCCTTGCTTAAATTATAA